One window from the genome of Plasmodium berghei ANKA genome assembly, chromosome: 3 encodes:
- a CDS encoding arginyl-tRNA--protein transferase, putative: MISDELESDEMKGSGEIENKEKENKEIESGANKPEGEDTNLEDNVNINKIVAIMSIKEPDTLTKIFNLMKTNNCLNYYPLLTPYHNIEKLVNILLEENYEYENTWCVHYNASFICKLFYEGFIPVASKQKVQVIENFKPKIYKEYLLIPKIHFIRSCMHPSEIHISKKVKKKCKQFYITINKDFDGVVKGIVEKHGQNWLYPFIQNEFKKIFEKKVKYKNVQMHSVELWHEDKLVAGELGNTVGSIYTSLTGFQRQSSAGTIQLCALAKLLEFQKFQLWDLGMLLPYKKEIGSKEISMKEFFDRHRKFKYIDAEFKIPFMDKLNCAVLIRGVDPSDSTIQLNQSNPT, translated from the coding sequence ATGATAAGTGATGAACTAGAAAGTGATGAAATGAAAGGGAGTGGggaaatagaaaataaggaaaaagaaaataaggAAATAGAAAGTGGCGCAAATAAACCAGAGGGCGAAGATACAAATTTAGAAGACAATgttaacataaataaaatagttgCAATTATGTCAATTAAAGAACCTGATacattaacaaaaatatttaatcttatgaaaacaaacaattgtttaaattattatccaTTACTTACACCATATCATAATATCGAAAAActagtaaatatattattagaagaaaattatgaatatgaAAACACATGGTGTGTCCATTATAATGCTAgttttatttgtaaattattttatgaagGTTTTATACCAGTTGCTAGTAAACAAAAAGTTCAAGTTATAGAAAACTTTAAAccgaaaatatataaagaatatttattaataccaaaaattcattttattcGATCTTGTATGCATCCAAGTGAAATCcatatatcaaaaaaagttaaaaaaaaatgtaaacaattttatattactataaataaagatttTGATGGAGTTGTTAAAGGTATTGTAGAAAAACATGGACAAAATTGGTTATATCcatttatacaaaatgaatttaaaaaaatatttgaaaaaaaagttaaatataaaaatgtccAAATGCATTCTGTTGAATTATGGCATGAAGATAAATTAGTTGCTGGTGAATTAGGAAATACAGTTGGATCTATTTATACAAGTTTAACTGGGTTTCAAAGACAAAGTTCAGCAGGGACTATACAATTATGTGCTTTAGCAAAGTTATTAGAATTTCAAAAATTTCAATTATGGGATTTAGGAATGTTATTACCttataaaaaggaaattgGATCTAAAGAAATATCCATGAAAGAATTTTTTGATAGACATAGAAAATTTAAGTATATAGATGCAGAATTTAAAATTCCATTTATGGATAAACTTAATTGTGCAGTATTAATACGAGGTGTTGATCCATCCGATTCTACCATACAATTAAATCAATCCAATCCCACataa
- a CDS encoding multidrug efflux pump, putative codes for MVSVPILKGSKKKMGSNHISHFEEHNKNDHINNRQKISLCKDIKVGNKKKSIKKGSNCVQSNRNKIIEITKNNDKMNNENIKYSDLKEKKKKRFSKVFVKTINMLFTEIFIKSFQTMLSYAITSSFFILLNLYMSSSCKYEEIAGFGVSLSIISLLNSVVEGFCSSLDYFCSQSIGIKDIYNSFLFLNSAYFLFFIFYVLLVLIFFLIKLLIYYAIDLKYIHIFMGIELDNDITQGYYFKIMDVFFSSFKILLFSFYPYFLFESTRRFLILHNNIYPSLFTSFFSFFVLNFFCYIFVFIFSMSHVGVSLAWLVTNIISCLFIFYFLRNYIQECSLLLELDIRIPFLSPNSKSEENIIEPVSISSTNNIDVHHYFQKQNDHYHILDIEENHNNNKKQNLYKNEILFHDKGDILFENSQKNDINIFLQKNQICKINFLFFHIPSKNIRNKFLNITKTNIKNIFFEILSFEMQLFESAYLNLTSVAVFIQINNMMGFVYNVSHSYGIFLAKLMGIYISRKNRIQEYSKKNIIENKKNLSDLIDANIEHIILYRMQFGILFILLLLFLYTCLAILYIYHEQIITFFYSNIEMRNYLIKVFFIITIESLLEVLAAFLNNIIKGLGLQDKISFFTFLNFMLLMQPFGLILTFGFSLDIYGFIYSTIISMIIQISYLSVFIFKAL; via the coding sequence ATGGTAAGTGTGCCTATTTTGAAGGgttctaaaaaaaagatgGGTTCTAACCACATCTCACATTTTGAGgaacataataaaaatgatcatataaataatcgTCAAAAAATATCTTTATGCAAAGATATCAAAgttggaaataaaaaaaaatcaatcAAAAAAGGTAGCAATTGTGTGCAATCAAATcggaataaaataatagaaataaccaaaaacaatgataaaatgaataatgaaaatataaaatactcagatttaaaagaaaaaaaaaaaaaaaggttTTCTAAAGTTTTTGTTAAAACcataaatatgttatttacagaaatatttataaaatcattTCAAACAATGTTATCATATGCTATAacatcatcattttttattttactaaatttatatatgtctAGTAGTTGCAAATATGAAGAAATAGCTGGATTTGGTGTTTCTTTATCTATTATATCGCTATTAAATTCTGTAGTTGAGGGGTTTTGTAGTAGTTTAGATTATTTTTGTAGCCAATCAATTGGAATcaaagatatatataattcttttttatttttaaatagtgcatattttttattttttatattttatgtattacttgttttaatattttttttaataaaacttttaatttattatgcaatagatttaaaatatattcatattttcatgGGTATTGAATTGGATAATGATATTACACAAGggtattattttaaaattatggacgtatttttttcgagtttcaaaatattattattttctttttatccatattttttatttgaatccACTAGAagatttttaattttgcataataatatttacccaagtttatttacatcttttttttcattttttgtattaaattttttttgttatatttttgtttttatattttctatgaGTCATGTTGGCGTTTCTTTGGCATGGCTTGTAACGAATATTATTAGTtgtctttttattttttattttttgagaaattatattcaaGAGTGTTCACTACTTTTAGAGTTAGATATTAGAATTCCTTTTCTGTCTCCAAACTCAAAATCTGAAGAAAATATCATAGAACCCGTTTCGATATCTtcaacaaataatatagatgtacatcattattttcaaaagcAAAATGATCATTATCATATTCTAGATATTGAAGAAAAtcataataacaataaaaaacaaaatttatataaaaatgagaTATTATTTCACGATAAAGGggatatattatttgaaaattcccaaaaaaatgatataaatatatttttacaaaaaaatcaaatatgcaaaataaatttcttattttttcatattccCTCAAAAAACATTAGgaacaaatttttaaatattacaaaaacaaatattaaaaatatattttttgaaattctTTCATTCGAAATGCAATTGTTTGAATCAGCATATCTTAATTTAACATCTGTTGCAGTATTTAtccaaataaataatatgatgGGTTTTGTTTATAATGTATCACATTCTTATGGTATATTTTTAGCAAAACTTATgggtatatatatatctcgAAAAAACAGAATACAagaatattcaaaaaaaaatatcatagaaaataagaaaaatttatCAGATTTGATAGATGCAAATATAGAAcacattatattatatagaaTGCAATTtggaattttatttattttattattattatttctttatacCTGTTTagcaattttatatatatatcatgaACAAATTATCACCTTTTTTTACAGTAATATAGAAATGAGGAATTATTTGAttaaagttttttttataataacaattgAATCACTTTTAGAAGTTTTGGCAGCTTttctaaataatataataaaaggaTTAGGATTACAAGACAAAAtctctttttttacatttcttaattttatgttattaatGCAACCATTCGGACTTATTCTAACTTTTGGTTTTTCTTTGGATATTTATggatttatatattcaacTATAATTAGTATGATTATTCAAATTTCTTATTTAtctgtatttatatttaaagcTCTTTAA